One Nymphaea colorata isolate Beijing-Zhang1983 unplaced genomic scaffold, ASM883128v2 scaffold0579, whole genome shotgun sequence genomic window carries:
- the LOC116245221 gene encoding isopentenyl phosphate kinase: MADEAPPSPVSLSRPLRCIVKLGGSAVTHKDVLEHINDKDLAAVASQLREVIMHSTARGYTMDWSKQSGIPPTIPADIADQVLSSSAFIVVHGAWSFGHFQASRAGVHRGGLHLPLVTAGFVATRISVYLIMPLVTALNLEIVRALAKVCSARA, encoded by the exons ATGGCCGACGAGGCACCGCCTTCGCCTGTGAGCCTTAGCAGACCTCTTCGTTGCATCGTCAAACTTG GTGGATCTGCAGTTACCCATAAAGATGTGCTGGAGCACATAAATGACAAAGATCTTGCTGCAGTTGCATCACAGTTGAGGGAGGTCATAATGCATTCTACTGCAAGGGGGTACACGATGGATTGGAGCAAGCAGTCGGGGATCCCTCCAACTATTCCTGCAGATATTGCAGATCAAGTTTTGAGTTCGAGTGCTTTCATTGTGGTTCATGGAGCAT GGTCCTTTGGGCACTTCCAGGCAAGTAGAGCTGGAGTTCACAGAGGTGGATTGCATTTACCTCTTGTAACTGCTGGTTTTGTGGCAACAAGAATATCT GTTTATTTGATCATGCCTCTG GTGACAGCACTCAATCTTGAGATTGTGAGGGCACTTGCAAAAG TTTGCAGTGCACGAGCTTAG